TGACACAAACCGCAACATCCCCAAAAATAGTTTCTGGACGCGTTGTCGCCACGGTCAAGAACTCATCCGAGCCAAGGATTTTATATTTTAAATAGAATAATTTTCCGTTTTGCTCTTTGAAAATAACCTCTTCATCAGAAATGTTTGTTTTAGCTTCTGGATCCCAGTTAATCATCTTGTAACCGCGATAGATAAGACCTTTGTTGTATAAGTCAACAAAAACTTTAATAACCGATTTTGACAAATTATCTTCCATTGTGAATCGCGTACGATCCCAATCGCAAGAACAACCAAGTTTTTTGAGCTGCTCCAAAATCGTTCCTCCATATTGATGGGTCCAATCCCAAGCATGCTTTAAGAATTCTTCTCTACCAATATCTTTTTTAGAAATACCTTGTTCTTTAAGTTTAGCAACAACTTTAGCTTCGGTTGCAATAGAAGCGTGGTCTGTTCCTGGCACCCAACAAGCATTGAAACCTTGCATTCTTGCTCTTCTCACCAAAACATCTTGAATGGTATTATTCAACATGTGTCCCATGTGAAGGATCCCTGTAACGTTAGGTGGTGGAATAACAATTGTGTAAGGTGGTCTATCATCTGGCGTTGAATGAAAATAATTATTTTCTAACCAGTAACTGTACCATTTTTGTTCTGTCTCTTGTGGGTTATATTTATTTGCAATCTGCATTATTAATAATTTTTGGCTTATTATTTGCAAAAATAAGATAAACAAAATTATTTATAGAAATATTTAAATTATATTTATAACTTTGATTCTTAGTAATTTTAAAATTAAATTAACAAAACAAGAAATAATATGAAAAAGACACTTTTAGGATTGGTAGCTGTATTAAGCTTTGGATTAGCATCTGCACAAACAATTTCTTTTGACAAAACAGTTCACGATTACGGAAAAGTAGCACATGGTGCTGATGGTCACACATACTTCACTATCACCAACACTGGTAAAGAACCGCTTATTTTATCTGATGTAAAACCAGCATGTGGTTGTACAACACCAGAATGGAGCAAAGATCCAATTCTTCCAGGAAAATCTACTAAAATAAAAGTTGGATACAATACAAATTTAAACGGAGCATTTAGTAAACCTATCGAAGTATTTTCTAACGATGCCCAAAACCCAAGATCAGTATTAATCATAAAAGGCGAAATCATTGGCGCAGCAGGGCAACAATTAGAAGTTGCACCTATGAAAGCACAGGCGGCACAGGCACCAGCTATGCAATCAAGAAAAGCGGCACCAGCTAAAAAAGCAGCTTTAAAATCGGCAACACCTGTTGCATTAGAAGCTAAAAAATAATTAGTAACTATTTATAAAATTTAAAAAACCGCTTTATTTAAGCGGTTTTTTTTATTATTTTTAACCAAAAAGCAAATTATGAAACCCATAGAAACCAAAGATTTTCTAATCAGTAAGAAAGATTTTAAATTATCCGATCACAAAACCGACTACAAAGCCGACATACCAAAAGAAGAAGGCCAGCAACTTCTCCACACCGAGAAAGAAAAACTTTACGACTTACAAGAAAAACTTTATGCGGATAACAGCCAATCACTTTTAATTGTTATCCAAGCGATGGATGCAGCAGGAAAAGACAGCCTTATAGAACATGTCTTCGGCGGTGTTAATCCGCAAGGTTGCACCATAACCAGTTTTAAAACACCAAGTTCTAAAGAATACAATCATGATTTTTTATGGCGCCATTATTTAGCTATTCCAGAAAAAGGCAAAATTGGTATCTTCAACCGCTCGCATTACGAAAGTGTTTTGGTCTGCAAAGTTCATCCTGAATACAATCTTAAAGAACGCGTATGGGATAATGTTAAGGATTTTGATAAGAAATTTTGGGAAAACCGCTACGAAAGCATCAGAAATTTTGAAAAACATTTGACCAACAACGGAACCAAAATTATTAAATTCTTTTTAAACGTTTCTAAAGAAGAACAAAAACAGCGTTTTCTTGATCGCATCAACGAAGAGGATAAAAATTGGAAATTTGCCAGTGGCGATGTTGTTGAACGCGGTTATTGGAAGGACTACATGAAAGCTTATGAAGAAGCCATCCAAGCAACCAACACAGATTACGCCCCTTGGCATATTATCCCAGCCGACAAAAAATGGTACACTAGACTTTCTGCGCTGCAGATTATTATCGAGACTTTGGAAAATATGAATCTTAAATTCCCCGAAGTTAACAAAGAAGAAAAAGAAGCCCTACAAAAAGCAAAAATAGAATTAGAGAACGAAAAATAAAATTTTAAAATGGATTGGTTATCATTGTTGGTGGGACTTGTAGCTGGCATAATCATTGGGATACTGGTTTTGTATTTTTATTATCAAACTAAAATCAGTACAAAAACTTTAAGTTTTGAAAAAGAAATTTCGAGTCTGCATTCGGAAGTGTCTTTTTCAAAATCAAATCTTGAAAATTCGGAAAAGCAAAAAGAAAATCTCCAACTTAAAAATGAGGATCTCGAGTCCAAAGTTTTTGAATATCACCAAAAACTAGCAGAACAAAATGCAGACAATCTCAATCTTGTTCAACAATTGGATGATATTAAATTTGATTTAAAACAACTTCAAGACAAACAAGAAGTTTTGCTAAATGACAAACAAACTTTAATTGCTCAAAATGCAGAATTAAACGCTCAAAATAAAAATTTTGAAATCCTTCTTAAGAACCAAAAAGAAGAAATAGAAAAATTACAAAAGCAAAGCCAACTTCATTTTGAAAAAATGGCGAACCAAATACTGGAAGAGAAAACCGAAAAATTCACCAACCTCAACCAACAACATCTCAAATCCATTTTGGAACCATTTGGTAAGAACCTGGACGACCTTAAAAAAACGGTACACGAAACCTACGATAAAGAAAGTAAAGAACGATTTTCATTAGGCGAAAAAGTGAACGAACTAAAACTTCTCAACCAACAAATTTCGCAAGAAGCCAACAAACTTATTAAAGCTCTGAAAGGCGAAAGCAAAACCCAAGGCAACTGGGGCGAAATGATTCTCGAAAGTATTTTGGAAAAATCTGGACTAACAAAAAACCGAGAATATTTTCTAGAACACGAGTTGCGAGACGATCATAAAAACCCAATCTATTCTGAGTTTTCTGGTAAAAAAATGCGTCCCGATGCGATTATCAAATATCCAGACCAACGCAATGTGATTATCGACAGCA
This genomic stretch from Chryseobacterium sp. POL2 harbors:
- a CDS encoding polyphosphate kinase 2 family protein, with product MKPIETKDFLISKKDFKLSDHKTDYKADIPKEEGQQLLHTEKEKLYDLQEKLYADNSQSLLIVIQAMDAAGKDSLIEHVFGGVNPQGCTITSFKTPSSKEYNHDFLWRHYLAIPEKGKIGIFNRSHYESVLVCKVHPEYNLKERVWDNVKDFDKKFWENRYESIRNFEKHLTNNGTKIIKFFLNVSKEEQKQRFLDRINEEDKNWKFASGDVVERGYWKDYMKAYEEAIQATNTDYAPWHIIPADKKWYTRLSALQIIIETLENMNLKFPEVNKEEKEALQKAKIELENEK
- the rmuC gene encoding DNA recombination protein RmuC, whose translation is MDWLSLLVGLVAGIIIGILVLYFYYQTKISTKTLSFEKEISSLHSEVSFSKSNLENSEKQKENLQLKNEDLESKVFEYHQKLAEQNADNLNLVQQLDDIKFDLKQLQDKQEVLLNDKQTLIAQNAELNAQNKNFEILLKNQKEEIEKLQKQSQLHFEKMANQILEEKTEKFTNLNQQHLKSILEPFGKNLDDLKKTVHETYDKESKERFSLGEKVNELKLLNQQISQEANKLIKALKGESKTQGNWGEMILESILEKSGLTKNREYFLEHELRDDHKNPIYSEFSGKKMRPDAIIKYPDQRNVIIDSKVSLTAFIEMANEEDVDIFKIKQNQHLASIKNHINELSNKAYDDFDKSLDFVMLFVPSEAAYNAALQADTQLWNYAYDKRILLLSPTNLITSLKLIADLWKREYQNKNAMEIAERGAKLYDKFVSFVDKLEKIGKSIDQAQSSYDEAYKQLSTGNDNLVLQTEKLRKLGLKNKKQLSNGMTETSKEV
- a CDS encoding DUF1573 domain-containing protein; translated protein: MKKTLLGLVAVLSFGLASAQTISFDKTVHDYGKVAHGADGHTYFTITNTGKEPLILSDVKPACGCTTPEWSKDPILPGKSTKIKVGYNTNLNGAFSKPIEVFSNDAQNPRSVLIIKGEIIGAAGQQLEVAPMKAQAAQAPAMQSRKAAPAKKAALKSATPVALEAKK